From a region of the Streptomyces sp. B21-083 genome:
- the truB gene encoding tRNA pseudouridine(55) synthase TruB, whose product MTQKNTRTPDGLVIVDKPSGFTSHDVVAKMRGIARTRRVGHAGTLDPMATGVLVLGVERATKLLGHLALTEKEYVGTVRLGQNTLTDDAEGEIISSTDASAVTREAVDAGVAKLTGRIMQVPSKVSAIKIDGVRSYKRAREGEEFEIPARPVTVSSFAVYDVREAVAADGTPVVDLVVSVVCSSGTYIRALARDLGADLGVGGHLTALRRTRVGPYKLDAARTLDQLQQELTVMPIAEAATAAFPRWDVDERRARLLTNGVRLEMPEEYTGVGAVAVFDPAGQFLALVEEEKGKAKSLAVFV is encoded by the coding sequence ATGACGCAGAAGAACACCAGGACGCCCGACGGACTTGTCATTGTCGACAAGCCGTCGGGCTTCACTTCGCACGACGTGGTGGCCAAGATGCGCGGGATCGCCAGGACCCGCCGCGTCGGACACGCCGGCACCCTCGACCCCATGGCCACGGGCGTACTCGTCCTCGGGGTGGAGCGGGCGACCAAGCTCCTCGGCCACCTCGCGCTGACCGAGAAGGAGTACGTGGGCACGGTCCGCCTCGGACAGAACACGCTCACGGACGACGCCGAGGGGGAGATCATCTCCTCCACCGACGCCTCCGCGGTCACCCGCGAGGCCGTCGACGCCGGCGTCGCCAAGCTGACCGGCCGCATCATGCAGGTGCCGTCCAAGGTCAGCGCCATCAAGATCGACGGCGTGCGCTCCTACAAACGGGCCCGTGAGGGCGAGGAGTTCGAGATCCCGGCCCGCCCGGTCACGGTCTCCTCCTTCGCTGTGTACGACGTCCGGGAGGCGGTCGCGGCCGACGGCACCCCCGTGGTCGACCTGGTCGTGTCGGTGGTGTGCTCCTCCGGTACGTACATCCGTGCGCTGGCCCGGGACCTGGGCGCCGACCTCGGGGTCGGCGGTCACCTCACCGCGCTGCGCCGGACGCGGGTGGGCCCGTACAAGCTGGACGCCGCCCGGACGCTCGACCAGTTGCAGCAGGAGCTGACGGTGATGCCGATCGCCGAGGCGGCCACCGCCGCGTTCCCGCGCTGGGACGTGGACGAGCGGCGGGCGCGCCTGCTGACGAACGGTGTACGGCTCGAGATGCCCGAGGAGTACACGGGCGTCGGCGCGGTGGCCGTCTTCGACCCCGCCGGGCAGTTCCTCGCCCTGGTGGAGGAGGAGAAGGGCAAGGCGAAGAGCCTCGCGGTCTTCGTCTGA
- the rbfA gene encoding 30S ribosome-binding factor RbfA produces MADNARAKRLADLIREVVAKKLLRGIKDPRLGTNVTITDTRVTGDLREATVFYTVYGGDEERAAAAAGLESAKGVLRSAVGQAAGVKFTPTLTFVADALPDTSKKIEDLLDKARASDEQVRQASAGAAFAGDADPYKKPDDEDDTAE; encoded by the coding sequence GTGGCCGACAACGCGCGGGCGAAGAGGTTGGCTGACCTCATCCGAGAGGTGGTGGCCAAGAAGCTGCTGCGCGGGATCAAGGACCCGCGGCTCGGCACCAACGTCACCATCACGGACACCCGGGTCACCGGGGACCTCCGGGAGGCGACCGTCTTCTACACGGTGTACGGGGGCGACGAGGAGCGGGCGGCAGCAGCCGCCGGCCTGGAGAGCGCCAAGGGCGTGCTGCGCTCCGCGGTCGGCCAGGCCGCGGGCGTGAAGTTCACGCCGACCCTGACCTTCGTCGCGGACGCGCTCCCGGACACCTCCAAGAAGATCGAGGACCTCCTCGACAAGGCCCGTGCCTCCGACGAGCAGGTGCGCCAGGCGTCCGCGGGCGCCGCGTTCGCCGGTGACGCGGACCCGTACAAGAAGCCTGACGACGAGGACGACACCGCCGAATGA
- a CDS encoding DUF503 domain-containing protein: MYVGTLSFDLLLGDVRSLKEKRSVVRPIVAELQRKYAVSAAEVEHLDLHRRAGIGLAVVAGDVGHITDVLDQCERLVAGRPEVELLSVRRRLHGDDD; this comes from the coding sequence ATGTACGTGGGGACTCTGTCCTTCGACCTCCTGCTCGGCGACGTACGCTCGCTGAAGGAGAAGCGCTCCGTCGTCCGTCCGATCGTCGCCGAGCTCCAGCGCAAGTACGCGGTGAGCGCGGCCGAGGTCGAACACCTGGACCTGCATCGCAGAGCCGGCATCGGCCTGGCGGTGGTGGCCGGGGACGTGGGGCACATCACCGATGTGCTGGACCAGTGCGAGCGGCTGGTCGCCGGTCGTCCCGAGGTGGAACTGCTGTCCGTACGACGGCGCCTCCACGGCGACGACGACTGA
- the infB gene encoding translation initiation factor IF-2, producing MAKVRVYELAKEFGVESKAVMAKLQELGEFVRSASSTIEAPVVRKLTDAFQGGSSAKPGAPRKAAPKPGAPSPAQSARPAAPRPPAPKPAVAEAPAAPAAPVTPVTPAPQGSRPTPGPKPAPKPVTPAPTTPEFTAPPSAPVTPAAAQAPRPSTGARPGAPRPSGARPAGPGQDRGQGQDRGQDRGQGRSERPGAPRPAGQGAPRPGGARPAGPRPGNNPFTSGGSTGMARPQSPRPQGAPRPGGQGGPGAPGGAPRPQGAGGGQGAPRPQGAGGGRPSPGGMPRPQGGPGGAPRPGGGPGGNRPNPGMMPQRPAAGTPRPGGGPGGRGPGGGGGRPGGPGAGGGRPGGGGGFAGRPAGPGGGGGGFAGRPGGPGGGGGGFAGRPGGPGGGGGGRPGFGGRPGGPGARGGTQGAFGRPGGPARRGRKSKRQRRQEYEAMQAPSVGGVMLPRGNGQSVRLSRGASLTDFAEKIGANPASLVGVMMNLGEMVTATQSVSDETLRLLADEMNFVLEIVSPEEEDRELLESFDIEFGEDEGGEEFLVARPPVVTVMGHVDHGKTRLLDTIRKTNVVAGEAGGITQHIGAYQVATVVNEEERRITFIDTPGHEAFTAMRARGAKSTDIAILVVAANDGVMPQTIEALNHAKAAGVPIVVAVNKIDVEGADPTKVRGQLTEFGLVAEEYGGDTMFVDISAKQGLNIESLLEAVVLTADASLDLRANPEQDAQGIAIESHLDKGRGAVATVLVQRGTLRVGDTMVVGDAYGRVRAMLDDKGDNVEEAGPSTPVLVLGLTNVPGAGDNFLVVDEDRTARQIAEKRAARERNANFARRGVRFSLENLDEALKAGLVQELNLIIKGDASGSVEALESSLLQLDVGEEVDIRVLHRGVGAVTESDIDLATGSDAIVIGFNVRAAGRAAQMAEREGVDVRYYSVIYQAIEEIEAALKGMLKPEYEEVELGTAEIREVFRSSKLGNIAGVLVRSGEVKRNTKARLLRDGKVIAESLTISGLRRFKDDVTEIREGFEGGINLGNFNDIKVDDVIATYEMREKPRG from the coding sequence GTGGCTAAGGTCCGGGTATACGAACTCGCCAAGGAGTTCGGGGTGGAGAGCAAGGCTGTCATGGCCAAGCTCCAGGAACTCGGTGAATTCGTCCGATCGGCGTCCTCGACGATCGAGGCGCCGGTAGTACGCAAGTTGACAGACGCCTTCCAGGGCGGGAGCAGCGCCAAGCCCGGCGCCCCGCGCAAGGCTGCTCCCAAGCCCGGCGCGCCCTCCCCGGCGCAGTCGGCACGTCCGGCTGCCCCGCGGCCGCCGGCTCCCAAGCCCGCTGTGGCCGAGGCCCCCGCGGCTCCCGCCGCGCCGGTCACTCCGGTCACGCCGGCCCCCCAGGGCTCGCGCCCGACGCCGGGTCCCAAGCCCGCGCCGAAGCCGGTCACCCCGGCGCCGACCACGCCGGAGTTCACCGCTCCGCCGTCGGCCCCGGTCACTCCGGCCGCTGCGCAGGCCCCGCGTCCCAGCACCGGTGCACGTCCCGGTGCCCCGCGTCCCAGTGGTGCCCGTCCCGCCGGTCCCGGTCAGGACCGGGGTCAGGGTCAGGACCGCGGTCAGGACCGTGGCCAGGGCCGCAGCGAACGTCCGGGCGCCCCGCGTCCGGCCGGCCAGGGCGCTCCGCGTCCCGGCGGTGCCCGTCCGGCCGGTCCTCGTCCGGGCAACAACCCCTTCACGTCCGGTGGTTCCACCGGCATGGCGCGCCCCCAGTCGCCCCGTCCGCAGGGCGCCCCGCGTCCCGGCGGCCAGGGTGGTCCCGGTGCTCCCGGCGGCGCTCCGCGTCCGCAGGGCGCCGGCGGCGGTCAGGGTGCTCCTCGTCCGCAGGGTGCGGGCGGCGGTCGTCCGAGCCCGGGCGGCATGCCTCGTCCGCAGGGTGGTCCCGGTGGCGCTCCGCGTCCCGGTGGCGGCCCCGGTGGTAACCGTCCCAACCCCGGCATGATGCCGCAGCGTCCCGCTGCGGGCACCCCGCGTCCCGGTGGCGGCCCTGGCGGCCGTGGTCCCGGTGGCGGCGGCGGTCGTCCCGGCGGTCCCGGTGCCGGTGGCGGTCGTCCCGGTGGCGGCGGCGGCTTCGCCGGTCGTCCGGCCGGTCCCGGCGGTGGCGGTGGCGGCTTCGCCGGTCGTCCCGGTGGTCCCGGTGGCGGTGGCGGCGGTTTCGCCGGCCGTCCGGGTGGTCCCGGTGGTGGCGGCGGCGGTCGTCCCGGCTTCGGCGGTCGTCCCGGTGGTCCGGGTGCCCGTGGTGGCACGCAGGGCGCCTTCGGTCGTCCCGGCGGTCCCGCGCGTCGTGGTCGCAAGTCGAAGCGGCAGAGGCGCCAGGAGTACGAGGCCATGCAGGCCCCGTCGGTCGGCGGCGTGATGCTGCCGCGTGGCAACGGACAGTCCGTCCGCCTGTCGCGTGGTGCGTCCCTGACCGACTTCGCCGAGAAGATCGGCGCCAACCCGGCGTCGCTCGTCGGCGTGATGATGAACCTCGGCGAGATGGTCACCGCCACGCAGTCCGTCTCCGACGAGACGCTGAGGCTCCTCGCGGACGAGATGAACTTCGTCCTCGAGATCGTCAGCCCCGAGGAGGAGGACCGCGAGCTGCTCGAGTCCTTCGACATCGAGTTCGGCGAGGACGAGGGTGGCGAGGAGTTCCTCGTCGCGCGTCCGCCGGTCGTGACCGTCATGGGTCACGTCGACCACGGTAAGACCCGCCTCCTCGACACCATCCGCAAGACGAACGTCGTCGCGGGCGAGGCCGGCGGTATCACGCAGCACATCGGTGCGTACCAGGTCGCGACCGTCGTCAACGAAGAAGAGCGTCGCATCACCTTCATCGACACCCCGGGCCACGAGGCGTTCACCGCCATGCGTGCCCGTGGTGCCAAGTCGACCGACATCGCGATCCTCGTGGTGGCGGCCAACGACGGTGTGATGCCCCAGACGATCGAGGCGTTGAACCACGCCAAGGCGGCCGGTGTGCCGATCGTGGTCGCGGTCAACAAGATCGACGTCGAGGGTGCCGACCCGACCAAGGTGCGCGGTCAGCTCACCGAGTTCGGTCTGGTGGCCGAGGAGTACGGCGGCGACACGATGTTCGTCGACATCTCCGCCAAGCAGGGCCTCAACATCGAGAGCCTGCTGGAGGCCGTGGTCCTCACCGCGGACGCCTCGCTCGACCTGCGGGCCAACCCGGAGCAGGACGCGCAGGGTATTGCGATCGAGTCCCACCTCGACAAGGGCCGCGGCGCCGTCGCGACCGTCCTGGTCCAGCGAGGCACCCTGCGGGTCGGCGACACCATGGTGGTCGGCGACGCGTACGGCCGTGTCCGCGCGATGCTCGACGACAAGGGCGACAACGTGGAAGAGGCGGGTCCCTCGACCCCGGTCCTCGTCCTCGGTCTCACCAACGTCCCGGGCGCCGGCGACAACTTCCTGGTCGTCGACGAGGACCGTACGGCGCGTCAGATCGCCGAGAAGCGGGCGGCGCGCGAGCGCAACGCCAACTTCGCCCGCCGGGGTGTCCGGTTCTCCCTGGAGAACCTGGACGAGGCCCTCAAGGCCGGTCTGGTGCAGGAACTCAACCTCATCATCAAGGGCGACGCGTCCGGTTCGGTGGAGGCTCTCGAGTCCTCGCTGCTCCAGCTCGACGTCGGTGAAGAGGTCGACATCCGCGTCCTGCACCGCGGTGTGGGTGCGGTCACCGAGTCGGACATCGACCTGGCGACCGGCTCCGACGCCATCGTCATCGGCTTCAACGTCCGCGCTGCGGGCCGCGCGGCGCAGATGGCGGAGCGCGAAGGCGTCGACGTCCGGTACTACTCGGTGATCTACCAGGCCATCGAAGAGATCGAAGCGGCCCTCAAGGGCATGCTCAAGCCGGAGTACGAAGAGGTCGAGCTCGGTACGGCGGAGATCCGCGAGGTCTTCCGCTCGTCCAAGCTGGGCAACATCGCCGGTGTGCTGGTCCGCTCCGGCGAGGTCAAGCGCAACACCAAGGCGCGGTTGCTGCGCGATGGCAAGGTCATCGCGGAGAGCCTCACCATCTCCGGTCTGCGTCGCTTCAAGGACGACGTCACCGAGATCCGCGAAGGCTTCGAGGGCGGTATCAACCTCGGAAACTTCAACGACATCAAGGTCGACGACGTCATCGCGACGTACGAGATGCGGGAGAAGCCGCGCGGCTGA
- a CDS encoding YlxR family protein, giving the protein MSGRTRARVCPERTCVGCRERAAKKDLLRIVAVEGECVPDHRGTLPGRGAYVHPAMICLDLAVRRRSFPRALRAQGTLDVVALRRYVEEATP; this is encoded by the coding sequence GTGTCTGGCCGGACGCGTGCCCGCGTATGCCCTGAACGCACCTGTGTGGGGTGTCGGGAGCGAGCGGCCAAGAAGGATCTGCTGCGCATCGTGGCGGTCGAGGGTGAATGCGTCCCCGATCATCGCGGTACGCTGCCCGGCCGGGGTGCGTACGTGCACCCCGCCATGATCTGCCTCGACCTGGCGGTCCGCCGCCGGTCGTTCCCACGGGCACTGCGTGCCCAGGGAACTCTCGATGTGGTGGCGTTGCGCCGCTACGTCGAAGAGGCAACACCGTAG
- the nusA gene encoding transcription termination factor NusA, with product MDIDMSALRGLVREKEISFDLLVEAIESALLIAYHRTDGSRRHARVKLDRETGHVTVWAKEDPQELEEGQEAREFDDTPSDFGRIAATTAKQVILQRLRDAEDDATLGEYAGREGDIVTGVVQQGRDPKNVLVDIGKLEAILPVQEQVPGENYTHGLRLRSYVVRVAKGVRGPSVTLSRTHPNLVKKLFALEVPEIADGSVEISAIAREAGHRTKIAVRSTRSGLNAKGACIGPMGARVRSVMAELNGEKIDIVDWSDDPADMVANALSPARVNKVEVVDLAARSARVTVPDYQLSLAIGKEGQNARLAARLTGWRIDIRPDTEQPSERPAEQPRDR from the coding sequence GTGGACATCGACATGAGTGCCCTGCGGGGCTTGGTGCGGGAGAAGGAGATCTCCTTCGACCTGCTGGTCGAGGCGATCGAGTCGGCCCTCCTCATCGCCTACCACCGCACCGACGGAAGCCGCCGCCACGCGCGCGTGAAGCTCGACCGGGAGACCGGTCATGTGACCGTGTGGGCGAAGGAGGACCCCCAGGAGCTGGAGGAGGGGCAGGAGGCACGCGAGTTCGACGACACACCGTCGGACTTCGGCCGGATCGCCGCCACCACCGCCAAGCAGGTCATCCTGCAGCGCCTGCGGGACGCCGAGGACGACGCGACGCTCGGCGAGTACGCGGGCCGCGAGGGCGACATCGTCACCGGTGTCGTCCAGCAGGGCCGCGACCCGAAGAACGTGCTGGTGGACATCGGCAAGCTGGAGGCCATCCTGCCGGTGCAGGAGCAGGTCCCCGGGGAGAACTACACGCACGGGCTGCGGCTGCGGTCGTACGTCGTGCGAGTGGCGAAGGGCGTGCGCGGTCCGTCCGTCACCCTCTCGCGCACGCACCCCAACCTGGTGAAGAAGCTCTTCGCGCTGGAGGTCCCGGAGATCGCCGACGGTTCGGTGGAGATCTCGGCCATCGCGCGCGAGGCCGGCCACCGTACGAAGATCGCCGTCCGGTCCACGCGCAGCGGCCTGAACGCCAAGGGGGCCTGCATCGGCCCCATGGGTGCCCGGGTGCGCAGCGTCATGGCCGAGCTGAACGGCGAGAAGATCGACATCGTCGACTGGTCGGACGACCCGGCCGACATGGTGGCGAACGCGCTGTCCCCCGCTCGGGTCAACAAGGTCGAGGTCGTCGACCTCGCCGCCCGTTCCGCGCGCGTGACGGTCCCCGACTACCAGCTGTCGCTGGCGATCGGCAAGGAGGGCCAGAACGCCCGGCTCGCGGCCCGGCTGACCGGCTGGCGGATCGACATCCGCCCGGACACCGAGCAGCCGTCCGAGCGGCCCGCTGAGCAGCCACGCGACCGGTAG
- the rimP gene encoding ribosome maturation factor RimP, producing MSTTQSERLRELLEPLVSSQGLDLEEIAVESIGRKRVLRVVVDSDDGADLDAVADVSRALSAKLDETDAMGVGEYTLEVGTPGAERELTEHRHYVRAVGRLVRFQLTEGGELVARILTVDDAGMDLEVPGVKGRKATARRLAFGDIDKARVQVEFNRKDKQDKQDEQDEQDMTEEEEA from the coding sequence ATGAGCACCACCCAGAGCGAGAGGCTTCGAGAGCTCCTGGAGCCGCTCGTCAGCTCGCAGGGTCTCGATCTCGAAGAGATCGCAGTGGAGTCAATCGGGCGCAAGAGAGTGCTGCGGGTCGTCGTCGATTCCGACGACGGCGCCGATCTGGACGCGGTCGCCGATGTGAGCCGGGCGCTCTCGGCGAAGCTCGACGAGACCGACGCGATGGGCGTGGGGGAGTACACCCTGGAGGTCGGCACCCCCGGCGCCGAGCGTGAACTCACCGAGCACCGGCACTACGTACGTGCCGTCGGACGCCTGGTGCGCTTTCAGCTCACCGAGGGCGGAGAACTGGTCGCCAGGATCCTGACCGTGGACGACGCGGGCATGGACCTCGAAGTGCCGGGCGTGAAGGGCCGGAAGGCCACCGCCCGCAGGCTCGCCTTCGGCGACATCGACAAGGCGCGCGTCCAGGTCGAGTTCAACCGTAAAGACAAGCAGGACAAGCAGGACGAGCAGGATGAGCAGGACATGACGGAAGAAGAGGAGGCGTAG
- a CDS encoding ferritin-like domain-containing protein, translating into MSGANAKKTQQPEKDPGEVTALQAALAAEHAAVYGYGVVGGLIGEARRSEARAAYDAHRARRDELARTVRALGSKPVVAAAGYALPFPVPDSDAAVRLAAELEERVAGVYSDLVRAAEGQWRRTGADALREAAVRAVRWRGGSVPFPGLAERAGSASAPAPAPVTPTA; encoded by the coding sequence GTGAGCGGGGCGAACGCGAAGAAGACGCAGCAGCCGGAGAAGGACCCCGGCGAGGTGACCGCGCTCCAGGCCGCCCTGGCCGCCGAGCACGCGGCGGTGTACGGGTACGGCGTCGTCGGCGGCCTGATCGGCGAGGCCCGCCGGAGCGAGGCGCGGGCCGCGTACGACGCCCATCGGGCCCGGCGCGACGAGCTGGCGCGAACGGTGCGAGCCCTGGGGAGCAAGCCGGTGGTGGCGGCGGCCGGGTACGCCCTGCCGTTCCCCGTGCCGGACTCGGACGCCGCCGTCCGTCTCGCGGCGGAGCTGGAGGAGCGGGTCGCCGGGGTGTACTCCGACCTGGTCCGGGCAGCCGAGGGCCAGTGGCGCCGGACCGGCGCGGACGCGCTGCGGGAAGCCGCGGTGCGGGCGGTGCGCTGGCGGGGCGGGAGCGTACCCTTCCCTGGGCTCGCCGAGCGGGCCGGCTCCGCGTCGGCACCGGCCCCGGCGCCGGTGACACCCACGGCGTAG
- a CDS encoding proline--tRNA ligase, giving the protein MAQAQVQRMSRLMFKTLRDDPADAEVLSHKLLVRAGYVRRTAAGLWSWLPLGKKVLANVERVVREEMDAIGAQEVTLPALLPREPYEATGRWDEYGPELFRLNDRKGGDYLLGPTHEEIFTLLVKDQCTSYKDLPVILYQIQNKYRDEARPRAGILRGREFLMKDSYSFDTEDEGLAKSYALHREAYQKIFARLGLDYRICAATAGAMGGSKSEEFLAPAAAGEDTFADCPNCDYAANTEAITYALQPVDGSAVPALEEIPTPETPTIETLAAYLNVAASATLKNLLVKVDGEIVAIGVPGDREVDLGKVEAHFAPAAVELVTAEDFTGRDDLVRGYVGPQGLEKVRYFADPRIAPGTAWITGANKDALHAKNVVAGRDFEVDEYIDSVVVQEGDPCPACGTGLKLDRAIEIGHIFQLGRKYADALSLDVLGQQGKPVRVTMGSYGIGVSRAVAALAEQHADEQGLCWPKEIAPADVHVVAAGKALQTELALDVSDKLAAAGARVLVDDRAGVSPGVKFTDAELIGVPKILVAGRRSAEGVLELKDRRTGEREELTVEEAIARLTATA; this is encoded by the coding sequence ATGGCCCAGGCCCAGGTCCAGCGCATGTCCCGTTTGATGTTCAAGACACTGCGTGACGACCCGGCCGACGCCGAGGTGCTCAGCCACAAGCTGCTGGTCAGGGCCGGTTATGTGCGCCGGACCGCCGCCGGTCTGTGGTCCTGGCTGCCGCTCGGCAAGAAGGTCCTGGCCAACGTGGAGCGGGTCGTCCGCGAGGAGATGGACGCCATCGGCGCCCAGGAGGTCACGCTCCCCGCCCTGCTGCCGAGGGAGCCGTACGAGGCGACCGGCCGCTGGGACGAGTACGGCCCCGAGCTGTTCCGCCTCAACGACCGCAAGGGCGGCGACTATCTCCTCGGTCCGACCCACGAGGAGATCTTCACCCTCCTGGTCAAGGACCAGTGCACGTCCTACAAGGACCTGCCCGTGATCCTCTACCAGATCCAGAACAAGTACCGCGACGAGGCCCGCCCGCGTGCCGGCATCCTGCGGGGCCGCGAGTTCCTGATGAAGGACTCCTACTCCTTCGACACCGAGGACGAGGGCCTCGCCAAGTCGTACGCCCTGCACCGCGAGGCGTACCAGAAGATCTTCGCGCGTCTCGGCCTCGACTACCGCATCTGCGCCGCCACCGCGGGCGCCATGGGCGGCTCCAAGTCCGAGGAGTTCCTCGCCCCGGCAGCCGCCGGCGAGGACACCTTCGCCGACTGCCCCAACTGCGACTACGCCGCCAACACCGAGGCGATCACGTACGCGCTCCAGCCGGTGGACGGGTCGGCCGTCCCCGCCCTGGAGGAGATCCCCACCCCCGAGACCCCGACCATCGAGACGCTCGCCGCCTACCTGAACGTGGCGGCGTCGGCCACCCTCAAGAACCTCCTGGTCAAGGTGGACGGCGAGATCGTCGCGATCGGTGTCCCCGGTGACCGTGAGGTCGACCTGGGCAAGGTCGAGGCGCACTTCGCGCCCGCCGCCGTCGAACTCGTCACCGCCGAGGACTTCACGGGCCGCGACGACCTCGTACGCGGCTACGTGGGCCCGCAGGGCCTGGAGAAGGTCCGCTACTTCGCGGACCCGCGCATCGCCCCCGGCACCGCCTGGATCACCGGCGCCAACAAGGACGCCCTGCACGCGAAGAACGTCGTCGCCGGCCGGGACTTCGAGGTCGACGAGTACATCGACTCCGTGGTCGTCCAGGAAGGCGACCCCTGCCCTGCCTGCGGCACCGGCCTCAAGCTGGACCGTGCCATCGAGATCGGCCACATCTTCCAGCTCGGCCGCAAGTACGCCGACGCCCTCAGCCTCGACGTCCTCGGCCAGCAGGGCAAGCCGGTCCGCGTGACCATGGGCTCGTACGGCATCGGTGTCTCCCGCGCGGTCGCGGCCCTCGCCGAGCAGCACGCCGACGAGCAGGGCCTGTGCTGGCCCAAGGAGATCGCCCCGGCCGACGTCCACGTCGTCGCCGCCGGCAAGGCCCTCCAGACCGAACTGGCCCTCGACGTCTCCGACAAGCTGGCCGCGGCCGGCGCCCGCGTCCTGGTCGACGACCGTGCCGGCGTCTCCCCGGGCGTCAAGTTCACGGACGCCGAGCTGATCGGCGTACCGAAGATCCTGGTGGCGGGTCGCCGTTCGGCCGAGGGCGTCCTGGAACTGAAGGACCGCCGGACGGGCGAGCGCGAGGAACTGACGGTCGAGGAAGCGATCGCCCGCCTGACCGCCACCGCCTGA
- a CDS encoding GNAT family N-acetyltransferase, protein MPRFPGQGHRHPRPHDVVVGALDLAARVDEALAVQAVAFGLGADEVAVRRQIVLRHLSYPGARALGATTPEGRLAGFVYGMPNDRTHWWSTVVEPYLRRQGHDAWLDDSFVITELHVHPTFQNIGVGRALITAITDGAAEPRSILSAIDTDSPARGLYHSLGYEDLARQVLFPSAPKPYAVMGAPLPLRRR, encoded by the coding sequence ATGCCGCGCTTTCCCGGTCAGGGCCACCGTCACCCCCGCCCCCACGACGTGGTCGTCGGCGCCCTCGACCTCGCTGCCCGGGTCGACGAGGCGCTCGCCGTCCAGGCCGTGGCGTTCGGTCTCGGCGCCGACGAGGTCGCCGTACGCAGGCAGATCGTCCTGCGGCATCTGAGCTACCCCGGCGCCCGGGCGCTCGGCGCGACCACCCCCGAGGGACGGCTCGCCGGGTTCGTGTACGGCATGCCGAACGACCGTACGCACTGGTGGTCGACCGTCGTCGAGCCGTATCTGCGCAGGCAGGGCCACGACGCCTGGCTCGACGACTCCTTCGTGATCACCGAACTGCACGTCCACCCGACGTTCCAGAACATCGGCGTCGGCCGCGCCCTCATCACCGCCATCACCGACGGCGCCGCCGAACCCCGCTCGATCCTCTCCGCGATCGACACCGACAGTCCGGCCCGCGGCCTCTACCACTCCCTCGGCTACGAGGACCTGGCCCGCCAGGTCCTCTTCCCCAGCGCCCCGAAGCCGTACGCCGTGATGGGCGCCCCACTGCCGCTGCGCCGACGCTAG